Below is a window of Falco peregrinus isolate bFalPer1 chromosome 3, bFalPer1.pri, whole genome shotgun sequence DNA.
CCGTTCTgccttctgcctttttctgtctttgcctGCCTGCTTTTCTTACCCGTGGGTCATTTTTGCCCTGCTGTCTGTAGCTGTATGGACTACCACACCATAGATTGCCGGGATCAAGGACTCCCAAGTGTTCCTAATCCATTTCCATTGGATGTACGGAAACTTCTTATAGCTGATAACAACATTCAGGCGATACCAGctgatttctttatattttatggAGATCTAATCTATTTGGACTTCAGGAATAATTCCCTCACTTCTTTAGAAGAGGGCACTTTTAGCAGTTCTACCAAACTGGTGTATTTAGACTTAAGCTACAATAATTTAACGCAGCTTGATGCTGGGATATTCAGATCAGCAGAAAAACTGATAAAATTGAGCCTTGGAAACAATAACCTGGTGGATGTGGATGAGGCTGCTTTTGAGAACCTGGAACAGCTCCAAGTGTTAGAATTGAATGACAATAACTTACAAAGCCTAAATGTGGCAGCCCTAGAAGCGCTTCCCTCCCTGCGGACTATACGCTTAGAGGGCAACCCTTGGGTCTGTGACTGTGACTTTGCCAATCTTTTCAGCTGGATACAGGACAATGCATCTAAGCTTCAGAAAGGTAAAGCTTGGTGGCTTACAGTAGTGTGTACCTTTCTCTGTATGTGTGTCTTGGAGGGAAGGAGGGTTCTTGGTCAAATTGTCtgtgtgctgcctgcagtgacCCAAACTGCATTTTTGGTCAAACAGTAATTGCATGCTTTCAACAAATGAGTCCATTAAAATGGTGTTGGCTTCTTTTTGGGAGCAGGTCCTCCTCCcagttaagaaataaaatttaaacattaaGCCCTAATAATTTTGATTTACAGACTAAACTTACCTAGGCAGTGAAAGAGCCTTTTCAAATTCATTCAGCCCAGAGCTGGTTCTCTTccagatttcattttcactctggtaaatatattttctacaATAAGCCCTTTGAGCAGCTAAATATTCTGTGCCAGCTCCTTaggaaaactgatttatttctcatttaacgGATCAGCTATAAGCTGCTACAGAAGAGTTAAATCTCCTGTTTTATGCAACTGTGACTGTCAGCCCTTTCCTGAAAGTAATTTGTTGTGATACACTGTTTGAAACACTCTTCAGTAGCTTGATTTTgactgttttcattaaaatagcaCTGCTTCCAGTATTAGGAATAAATTGAAATGGCTCTGGAACACCCCAAAATGCAGGATATATAATACTGTTGTTTGGGCCAGTAATTTGCAGAAAAGCATgagcaagaaataaaagtattaagACTGCCATGCATAGGGAATCCAGACTCTTGCTCCATGTTTCCCACTCGACCCCAAAGCCTCTCTTAATCCAGCTTTAGCAAGAGATCATCTCACAGTTCATGTCTCCCAACAAGCACCAGGGCATAGACTCCTGTCAGCGAGCTGCCCAGCTGCTTGGAGAAGGCAAACGGCTTGGAGCATAAAACTTTCCAGAGAGTATTCAAGTTATTACTTGGCCTGAAACTGCTGGTGTCTGGGCTGTGTTCAGGGGGGTATGGCTGTGCAGAAGATGGTGAGAACTGTAAGGCTGGGGGAGAAGAGCTCAAGAGAACAGGTTATGGCCAAGTAACTCCTGCTTTGAATTCAGGCAACAAGGGAGAAAAACACAGTGAGCCAACAAATTTCAGAggccttttctctcctttcttgaTCATCAGAGTCTGTAGTCAGTTATTCAGGTTCTGCCTATGCTCATGACCTCGggtaacatatttttaatatactcaTCTAGGTTACCCTAAATATTCTTAACTGTAAAACTTTGCTGTTTTAAGGAAGAAGTCAcgtgaggaaaaaatgttgggaTTTTTCTTGTCTGCCTTGGTGAAACTTCCATCTTGATTCTTTCCAAACCAAACCTGGGGCTGTTCTCCCACCTTCCATGATGCTTTAGCTAAAGTTTGCTCTATTTGAACCAAGTGCTTGCCCATCTCTCATACTAAACATCAGTTTGATTTCCCTGTGCTTTCCATCTCCTTTAATGAACTTCTAGCTCCTTCCCCTTTATCCAGAGGCTGTTCAGTTtgacagcctgtcccagcccatctctcttctctcttccaccCTGTCAGTATTTTAAAGCGTATCTGAACTTACGTCTGGAAATCTCAAGTGACTGAGCTTTCCCATGGTATTGCCAGTGTTCCCCAGTGTCTTGCAAGCTTAGGGAGAGGTTTCCTCACAGCCTTTTGTCTCATCCACGGTTGTGTTTCAGCCAAGTAGCTAAAAAGTTACTAGCTCATCCAGATCTTCCAAACTTTCATTTAGATTTGATTTGAGAAGACgaggagggaaggagcaaaTATTCCAAGTGGTAGGTTTTATGAGAGCTGTCCGCCTGACATGGACGAAGCAAATGTTTTGCGTTTGTGCCCAGGAGCAAGTCCCCTGAAATCTTTGCAGGCAGTCATATTGGCGAGATCTAGTGCATGTATGCAGAAAAGTGCAAAGTCAG
It encodes the following:
- the LRRC38 gene encoding leucine-rich repeat-containing protein 38 isoform X1 — translated: MLPCFPFCLLPFSVFACLLFLPVGHFCPAVCSCMDYHTIDCRDQGLPSVPNPFPLDVRKLLIADNNIQAIPADFFIFYGDLIYLDFRNNSLTSLEEGTFSSSTKLVYLDLSYNNLTQLDAGIFRSAEKLIKLSLGNNNLVDVDEAAFENLEQLQVLELNDNNLQSLNVAALEALPSLRTIRLEGNPWVCDCDFANLFSWIQDNASKLQKGLHEIQCSLPVENRRIFLNELSEVSFSECKFSLSLTDLFIIIFSGVAVSIAAILSSFFLATLVHCFQRCAPSKDDDDDEDDSED
- the LRRC38 gene encoding leucine-rich repeat-containing protein 38 isoform X2, with the protein product MLPCFPFCLLPFSVFACLLFLPVGHFCPAVCSCMDYHTIDCRDQGLPSVPNPFPLDVRKLLIADNNIQAIPADFFIFYGDLIYLDFRNNSLTSLEEGTFSSSTKLVYLDLSYNNLTQLDAGIFRSAEKLIKLSLGNNNLVDVDEAAFENLEQLQVLELNDNNLQSLNVAALEALPSLRTIRLEGNPWVCDCDFANLFSWIQDNASKLQKGLHEIQCSLPVENRRIFLNELSEVHPTVVPQTEDLDLFIVCSFLFNPP